Proteins encoded by one window of Myxococcales bacterium:
- a CDS encoding DUF882 domain-containing protein has product MARFARISFLLAIMGLLLFPISGIESVAEGLSPFRLSGDGKIRMVDLFTGENLNIIYRNADGIYEDSALAAMEHTLRCHGKSENYPISLKLIELIDHLQDHFGAEEIQIVSGYRSPEYNSKLSLYSSRVAHNSLHMKGLAVDIRLPGVSKYALGSYAASLKSGGVGVYADSDFVHIDVGPIRRW; this is encoded by the coding sequence ATGGCAAGGTTTGCCCGTATCTCATTTTTGCTCGCAATTATGGGGCTGCTTCTTTTTCCGATCAGCGGAATTGAGTCGGTCGCTGAAGGTCTGTCGCCATTCCGCCTCAGCGGAGATGGCAAAATACGCATGGTCGATCTTTTTACTGGCGAGAACCTCAACATCATCTACAGAAATGCTGACGGAATCTATGAGGACTCAGCGCTCGCGGCGATGGAGCATACACTGCGTTGCCATGGGAAAAGTGAAAATTATCCAATTTCTTTGAAATTGATAGAACTAATCGATCATCTTCAGGATCATTTCGGTGCTGAGGAAATTCAGATAGTGTCGGGCTATAGAAGTCCTGAGTACAATTCTAAACTCAGTTTGTATTCAAGCCGCGTGGCCCACAACAGTCTTCACATGAAGGGGTTGGCGGTGGATATCAGGCTGCCAGGAGTCAGCAAATATGCCCTCGGATCATATGCGGCTTCCCTCAAGTCCGGCGGAGTTGGCGTGTATGCCGACAGCGACTTTGTCCACATAGATGTTGGGCCCATCAGACGCTGGTAG
- a CDS encoding FAD-binding oxidoreductase — translation MEMAINPQIFKELEAETPPILLGDERIESYCEDTMYRGSPDAVLLPRKDEDILAAIEFCSSYKIPLTICGSQTSMTGASVPDEGLLLSTEKLEGIEDIVDIGGQPHVVVKPGTVVSQLQAELAKKNLFYPIGPTSKDQCRIGANIATNATGEDSYKYGTVRQYVQSLELITPDCKSVFYSREPGEAASGKRNTAGYFTGWENPIDLIIGSEGTLGFISRATIRLIPGVPSFFSALIPFESNMEALSFAVNLTLNEKDKKPRTLELIDSGALKMMKTSRSFPSIPNEIAAYLYIKQEYDSEKELGRWAQIWQERIQKACGCDLEKHSMVALTQNDQEIFRLWRHRIPEAANELGRLYWKDGGGKVGSDWWVPIDKLIEMMEFFYAAADRSGLPHMGYAHIGAGHPHTNLLGRTPTEKNLARDILSACCKKAVELGGGVAGEHGLGKIHTDLLSIQHSKSTIELMKRWKNQYDPDWIFGRGNIFGTTSV, via the coding sequence ATGGAGATGGCGATAAATCCCCAGATTTTTAAAGAGCTTGAGGCGGAAACCCCTCCAATTCTCCTCGGAGATGAACGCATAGAAAGTTACTGCGAAGACACGATGTATAGGGGTTCGCCGGATGCGGTTCTCCTCCCCCGCAAAGATGAGGATATCCTAGCGGCAATTGAATTCTGCAGTTCATACAAAATTCCTCTCACGATCTGCGGATCACAGACCTCCATGACAGGGGCATCTGTGCCTGACGAAGGATTGCTGCTCTCCACGGAGAAGCTGGAGGGGATAGAGGACATAGTGGATATCGGAGGACAACCGCACGTGGTCGTAAAACCAGGAACCGTGGTATCACAGTTACAGGCCGAGCTGGCCAAGAAAAACCTCTTTTATCCAATCGGTCCGACCTCAAAGGACCAGTGCAGGATAGGAGCCAATATCGCCACGAATGCAACCGGAGAGGACTCATACAAATACGGCACCGTAAGACAATATGTGCAATCGCTTGAGCTCATAACTCCCGACTGCAAGAGCGTCTTCTATTCCAGAGAGCCCGGCGAAGCGGCATCCGGAAAAAGGAACACTGCCGGATATTTTACGGGCTGGGAAAATCCCATCGATCTGATCATAGGTTCGGAAGGAACGCTTGGGTTCATATCCCGCGCGACCATTCGCTTGATCCCGGGAGTCCCATCTTTTTTTTCAGCGCTAATACCATTCGAATCGAACATGGAGGCTCTCTCCTTCGCTGTAAATCTTACGCTCAACGAAAAGGATAAAAAACCAAGGACGCTCGAACTCATAGATTCAGGCGCACTTAAAATGATGAAGACATCGCGTAGCTTTCCATCGATACCAAACGAGATCGCGGCATACCTGTATATAAAACAGGAATACGATTCCGAAAAAGAATTGGGGCGATGGGCACAGATATGGCAGGAAAGAATTCAAAAGGCATGCGGATGCGATCTCGAAAAACACAGCATGGTGGCGCTCACACAAAACGATCAGGAAATTTTTAGGCTCTGGCGGCATCGGATACCGGAGGCCGCAAACGAACTCGGAAGACTTTATTGGAAAGATGGTGGCGGCAAAGTCGGAAGCGACTGGTGGGTACCTATCGACAAGCTAATCGAAATGATGGAATTCTTTTACGCGGCCGCGGATCGCTCCGGACTACCGCATATGGGATACGCCCATATAGGCGCAGGGCATCCTCACACGAACCTCCTCGGGAGAACTCCCACCGAAAAAAATCTGGCCCGCGACATCCTCTCGGCATGCTGCAAAAAGGCGGTGGAGCTTGGCGGCGGGGTCGCCGGAGAGCACGGGCTCGGTAAAATTCATACCGACCTGCTGTCGATACAGCACTCCAAATCAACTATAGAGCTGATGAAGCGCTGGAAAAATCAGTACGATCCTGACTGGATTTTCGGAAGGGGAAATATATTCGGAACTACCAGCGTCTGA
- a CDS encoding YcbK family protein, producing the protein MKLYVIIILFTLAALPCRALAEYSARGDGKLALFSYHLGEYAEIQYRNEKGYDKEGLAKIDEIMRSRDGKKHRIELRLIELIDEIQDHFGADTIELISCYRSPEINRSIIASGRKAAGESLHVRGKACDIHIDEIDESSIYEYAKNRRLGGAGFYPRHGFVHIDVGPIRHWEEPPWSERVLVGSENNPNQNWIAVTDKDTYHPGEKISISIFNNSYESRRLSIKNSWLEGFRKGDWSEHEKIQHRISSKKLPSGGRSSGKVAIPECQLPGKYRLVIFVKNSKGEPPFYSNEFYIRKNSGMNNVEFGQR; encoded by the coding sequence ATGAAACTATATGTTATTATTATACTTTTTACCTTAGCCGCACTGCCGTGCCGGGCGTTGGCTGAATATTCTGCGCGTGGAGACGGCAAGCTGGCGCTCTTTAGCTATCATCTTGGCGAATATGCAGAGATTCAATACAGAAACGAAAAAGGATACGACAAGGAGGGCCTGGCAAAAATAGACGAGATAATGCGTTCGAGGGATGGCAAAAAACATCGGATTGAGCTCAGACTGATCGAGCTCATCGATGAAATTCAGGACCATTTCGGCGCTGATACGATTGAGCTGATATCCTGTTACAGAAGCCCTGAAATCAATAGGTCAATAATCGCCAGCGGCAGAAAGGCTGCAGGAGAAAGTCTCCACGTGAGAGGAAAGGCCTGCGATATACACATAGATGAAATTGATGAATCCTCTATTTACGAATACGCAAAAAATCGTCGGCTTGGAGGGGCTGGCTTCTACCCGAGGCATGGATTCGTTCACATCGACGTAGGCCCCATCAGGCATTGGGAAGAACCTCCGTGGTCCGAAAGAGTTCTTGTGGGCTCTGAAAACAACCCGAATCAAAATTGGATAGCTGTAACCGACAAAGATACCTATCATCCTGGAGAAAAAATATCGATATCGATATTCAATAATTCATACGAAAGCAGAAGGCTGTCGATAAAAAATTCTTGGCTGGAAGGATTCAGAAAAGGCGATTGGTCAGAACATGAAAAGATACAGCACAGGATTTCCAGCAAAAAATTACCCTCTGGAGGAAGATCAAGTGGGAAGGTTGCAATTCCGGAATGTCAGCTTCCTGGTAAATACCGCTTGGTAATATTTGTAAAAAATTCAAAAGGAGAGCCGCCGTTTTATTCCAATGAGTTTTACATAAGAAAAAACTCCGGGATGAATAACGTTGAATTCGGCCAAAGATGA